The following is a genomic window from Hydrogenobaculum sp. Y04AAS1.
ATAACAAACCTTTGTAAATTAAGCTCCTTTGAAATACCCACGGATAAAACCAACATGCTATCGATACCTTTTGAAGATATAATGCTATATATACCAGAAAAAGACTTCGACAGAGATGCTCTTTTAAAAGATTACGAGAAAACGCTAAAGGATATAGAAAAGCAACTTTCTATATACAACTCAAAACTACAAAACAAAAACTTTATAGAAAAAGCTCCGCCCGAAGAAGTGGAAAAAGCAAAAACCACAAAAGAAAAATTAGATAAAGAAAAAGAAAACGTACAAAAGCTTATAGCTATATTAAAATCTGGTAAAATATGAATATGGTAAAAAGGCTTTTATTAGTTTTTGGTTTTGGGCTTTTAATAACCTCTTGCGCTCAAGTAGAGGTAAAAAGTACAGGTCCCAACAGACTAGAGGAACTCACAAAACCAATTCAAAACATCATACCTAAGAAAAAGCCCCAAAAACCACCACAGCCAAAAGTAGAATCAATATATCCAGTGGATGCAAAACCCGTATACGTTGGTAACAAAGTATACTTTTACACAGAATGCGGATCTATGGTACAAGCAATATCACCAGGTCAGATTATATACTCTGGCAAAAGCCTAAAAGCCTACAACTACATAGTCCTTATCAAAACCCCTCAAAACCTGGTGGATGTATATACATACCTTGGTAAAGTTTTTGTAGCAAAAGGAGATTACGTTAAAAAAGGCGCCATCATCGGAGAAGTGGGTGTAGACCCTATAGACAATGTATGTAAGCTTTTGTATGAGACCAGAAATACAAACGGTGATATAGTAAATCCGGTGTTTTAAGCTTTTAAAAGCTAAAAAATAAGCGGTGTTATAATAAAAATGTATGAAGATTATAAATGCTAAAAATTTATTGGGTCTGGGTGTTCTTACCGGTGCAAGCCTTGTTTTGTCCTGTGGCGGAGGAGGGTCATCAGGAAATGGCTTTACTCAAAATGGGTATTATACCCTAAGCGCAAATGCATATGCCAATCCACCGATATATTCTGTAATCACAAATCCAAGCATCGCTATACCACAAGATACTTGGAATATAAACGTATCCCTTGATTACAGTGGCAACACCTCCACACTTTCAACTACTTACGCTATCATCACATCCTCTTCCATATGTTTTGGCGACCCTACCATACCAGGTAGTCAATGTTCAAATGTGCCCCTTAACACAAATATATTACCTTTAAACGGCGGTATCCAATAATCTATTACATTTTCTCCCATCTACAAATATGGCATGCTTGGACTCATCGCAAATCCTTATCAAAACGCTCTTAACGGAAGCAACACGTTCCCTCTTATATCCACACAATCATCAACTATACCATACAGCAGTTATATAACCTTAACACCAAACATATCTCCTAATTCAGTGCAGATAAGTTTTATAGCCACGTACCAAGTGCAAACAGCAAACAGCAAACATCACAACATTATCTGTAACGAATACATATAGCGGTACCAATTTGGTTAGTTCTTCTAGTTTGGTTTCAAGCACAAGCAGCTCTTCCATGCCTTCTTCTTACACCATTTCTGGCCTTTGCATAGACAACGGAAATGGAAGTTTTTATCCCCAAGCCTATGGTTTATCAAGCTCTTTAAATATAACTTGTAGCGGTAGTATAAATTATACCAACGGCACTATTTCAGGCTTTTCAGTAAATTTACCTTCTACTCTCACAGTTTCAAGCACGTATTCATCTATTACAAACAGCTCTTTTACTGCATCTTCTACTACCATAATAGTATCTTCTACTACAAGCCTTGAAACACTAACAAATGGATATTTAAATCAAAACATCGGCATAAATTACACCGCTTCAAATGGCTCTACCACAGGAAATACCTTTTATACTTATTTACCACCACCAGCAACAGCAGTTTATTCTTTGTACTATGTACCCAGTAGTATAATAGTAGGAAGCACAACCATACCTTGCTCTCAATCTACTTGCCAAATTACCAACACTCCAAATGGATACCTAATGCAAATTCAAAACATACCTTTATCTGGCACAAGCGTATCGGCTGTGGTATCAGAATATATGACCTTTAATCCATCCATAACAGTACCAACGCATCAAACAGCTTCTACAATACCTTATACTTTTTATATAACTGTAACCCTACCAGACGGTGATACCATGAGCACATCTTTTAGCAGCGCTATAACTGTGCAATCGCCGTAAGATATGATATAAAACATTGAAATATGCAATATTTATGTTTAGAATATTTCCAGGAGGTGGCTATGAAAAAAATTTATAAGAATAGTTTAGTAATTTCTGTATTGACAACAATAGCTCTGGGGATTGGTTCTCAAGCCTTTGCATCTCAAGCAAGAGCTCTTTTCTTAAGCACGGCAGGCGCTCAGGTAACTTATAAAGAAACTAAGAAGACTGAAATTACGCAAAAGGTTTATGCTTATCAACCTAAAGAACACAAAGTATATTATCAAAAAGCGTCTGAAACAATACCGGCTGGTTTATCTGTGCAAGTAATGAAAGTAAGTAGAAACGGATCGGCTTTTCCTATTGATCCTTCAGTTTATAGATTTAGAAACGGCGATGAATTTGCAGTATCGTTTGAATCAAACACACCAGGATACGTTAGAGTATACAATATAAATCCATCTGGTGACGTTAGCTATTTAGGCACATATGCTGTACCTGCTTTCATGAGAGTTCAACTTCCTCACTCTGGATATTTTAAGTTTACTGGAGAAAGGGGAAACGAAAAGCTAGTATTTCAACTATATCCTTGCAAATACAGACAAACCTCTGACCAGAATTATGGAGATGAAGCTTCAAGAAACATAATTTTAACTTCAAATAGCAATAGCTATGGTAGAGTAAGCTATACTGTCTTAAACTCTTTGCCTTCCTGTGAACCCACCCAAAATGGACTCAAGGTAGGTTCTACCGTAGTAGCATACAACGATCCAAACATGTCTAGAAATATAGTTTTATCAAACTCAAACGCCCAATACAGCTCTTATGATAGCGAGGCTACATACTACGTATCAAGGATAAATACTGCCAATATAAAACCAATAACGGCAGTTTTAAACTTCATACATAAATAATTTATTAAGCAGCAAAAGGTTATGATAATATCATGAGAGCTAACGTTTTAAGATTTTGTTATTTTAGTTTGCTTTTATCCACTGTATTTAGCCAAATATCTTTTGCGATAAACAACGATAGCTGCAGTTACATGCTTGAACATAGCCCTAAAAATTCTGTGGTCGAAAGCACAGCTAAAGCTGTAATTGGCGGAGGGCTAATGGGCGCTCTGGCAGGTTTCTCATTATATAAAAAAAATAGAATCAAAGGAGCCCTCTTAGGAGCTTTAGCAGGTATGGCAGCTGGAGGTGTTTACTCTTACTATAAAAACCAATATAAGCTTAGGATTTCCCCCGAAGATTTAGCTAAACAAATCAATTACGATTATAAAAGTCCTTACTTCAGATTTGAAAATATCATAATAGAAGGTAAAACCTTTAGACCAGGACAGTATATACCCACCTTTAGACCAGGGCAGTATATACCTTTGACATTTAGATTTGATATATTAAAACCTAAAAAACACGAGGTGGCCCTTGTAAGTTACTACGCTACTTTGTACAGAAATAACTTTCCTATATCAAGCTTTTACGATACAATAACATTACCTCAAGGAGGGGTAGCAGATGTATTTGCTATACCTGTGTGCAATGGTGTTATCCCAGGCCATTATATATTATATGTAAGGGCTGTAAGCTCTGGTATTGAAGATGTAAAAGAGGTGGGATGGACTGTGCAATGATTAACATAAAATCAAGGATTTTTAAAATATTGTCTTTGTTAATCCTTAGTGTAGGGCTTTCAAGAGCAGCTAGCATGAATGATTATGTAAATGAGATAAACTCAGTTTATCATGATATAGGACTTCAAAGCTTTGGAAAAGGCGCTTATGTACAAGTAGGTTCCAACGGAAAAATAGACCTAAAAGGAGATTATAAAACCTACAAAGATTTTGAGGAAGCCTATTACATAGCAGAGTCTATAGCAGGCGTATCAAATGTGAATCCTGCTTTTAACGTAATAAATGCAAACATAATAGAAAGGCCATTAGAAAAATGCGTAGCTTATTCTATGAAAAATGAATACAGCAAATGTCCTAATATTATAAGCTATAAAAGAGCATTATATCCAACGTCTAAAAAATTTGCCATAGTAATAGCAGTGGGGAAATTTGAAGGACTACCACCCCAAAACACATTGTATCCTGGCCCAGAAAATGATGCTAGATTAGTGGCTAAAGAGTTAAGAAAAAAAGGTTTTAGAGTAGAAGAGCTTATTGACAAAAACGCCACATATGAAAACGTAAAGAATGCCATAAGAAGCGCGATAAACGCTTTGCCAAATAACTCCACTTTGGTGATATATACATCCACCCACGGTTCACCAAAAACACCTTCAGGAGAAACGGGCTCTGTTTTATACGACTCTGTAATAAGCACTTACGAAAGCAACAACTGTAACTATACAAATACACAGCAAATAAACAATGAAGGCTATAGAGATATAACGGTAGTAAATGCACTAATATCTGCTCAAAAAATGTGTTATATAGTACATAAATCTCTTATCATAGCAACAGATGTCCTGCCATTGATAGTAGAGTCTGGGAAAAATATAAATCTTGTAGCTATAGAAGACATATGTTACAGCGGTGCTTCTTTCAAAGGCGTTATACCAGATGCTAAAACTAACGATGTATATGCTCCTACGAAATTAGTGGCTGAGAATTTGGTAGGCCGTGATCCTTATCCCATGATTTTACTAACATCGGCTTCTGGAGATCAACATGCTCAACAAAGCCGAATAAACATTAAAACTGAAGAGCTTTGTAGCGACAAATCAAATCCAGATTGCGTAGAGCATGGAGTATTTACATACTACTATTTTACAGGACTTCCAAGAAACAACTATTATCTATACAAAACCTACTATGCCGAGTTCAACAAGATAGTAGACGTATCTAAAAATATAGTAAGTAGATCTATTGGAACTGGTGAAAGTGACAAACCACAGACGCCACTTTTTATATCAAATAAAAATCTTACAGATTTTGGACTTTAGGAGGATATATGAGTCAAAAACCACAAGGAATAGAGTTAAAGTTTGGCAAAAGGGCAGACATAGAAAATATATCACCCGAGTATGACGTAGAATATATATTTGAAAATCCTAGAGTTCTTTATGATTTGGAAAAAGAAGCCATAGCAAAACATATAAGGACTAGAACAGATGAGCTTTGCAACAACGAGGAAGAAAAGAAAAAGCTTATTCAGACCATCAAAGATGATTATTGTAGTGGCTATGAAAAAGACGATATAACAATAATAAATGAAGCTATCAAAGATAATTTATTTAAGAGAAAATTCCATTCTAAAAGCGCTATTATAGGTGCCAGGGTAATGTTTTTTGGGATTATATTGTTAGAAATGGCCATATTAATATTTATAGGCTTTAGTGAGGGCGGAGGGTTTAACCCCATAATTGTTTTCTATGGACTTTTAATACTTGTGGGTTCTTTTCTCATAGGTAACGTACTTGGAGATTATTTTTTTGAAGAAGAGTTGGGAAGACTAAACAAATTTGACAGATCTCGTGTTATGTCAACAAGAAAAAGAGTTATTGAGCTTTTAGGAGGTATAATCGTCGTACTTCTCGTTTCTGGAGTTAGGGCTATAGGTGCTTATTCTCTCGAAGAGATGATTATAGTTTTTGCAGTAACATTTGTTTTAGCCCTTGTAGCAGCTGCTTTTGAAGGCGTATATTATGAGTTTTCAGAGTTAAACAAATGGGCTATAGATCAACAAGTTAAAGCTTTGAGGAAGTACGCTAGCAAGCTCCATTGTGAATCTGCTAAAGAAGATGAACAAGGAGATTCTGAGTATAAGAGGCTCATACAAAAAATCTGCAAAGAAACTTCAACTTAAAAGGAGGAAGTTATATGAGAAAAAAATCCATAGCTATTTTGGCTTTGGCATCTGTGGCTTTGTTTTCATGTGGGGGCCCTAAAAAAACTGTTTTGTTAGAAGGCGGTAATGCTTATGATCTACTTCAGCAATATATAAGCACAAAGCATGCAAAGCCTGGAGATTTGCAAGTAGAAATATGGGATGGTAAAAACTTGAAAGCTTACAGCTTGTCATGGCAAAGTACTATTACAGGAGCTGATTATATGAGCCTGTGGAAAGAAAGACTTAGTAAAGTGAATGCGCTCTATAAGCCAGGTTTAGATAAAGAAGCAAAAGCAAACAATTGGGATGTATATATATCACCAACATTAACTTTGCAAAAAACCTCTTCACAAAAAACCCAAAACAAAAAACCAGGGACTTGCAACGTTCAAGCTAGCTCTGATATAAACCTTGGTTTACAGCTTGTCGCATCAGGAGATCTAAAAAATGCTTCAAAGCAATTTAAACAAGCCATAAAAGATGACAATAGCTGTGCTTTAGCCTATATTGATCTAGCATCAGCTTACATAAATAGGAAAGATTACGATAAGGCTATAGATGTAGCAAAAGAAGGGCTTAAAAACGCTGGAGAAAACAAGGATTTAGAGTATGTTTTAGCTTGTGCTTACTCAAGAGATAAAAAACTAGACTACTCGTTAGATGCTTTAAAGAAAGCTTTAAAGGATGGTTTTAACGATCCAAACAAGCTAGCACATGACCCGGATCTACAAAACCTAAGATTAGGTAAGAAAAAAGATTTCTGCGAGCTTCTCAACAAATACAAGATAACTATAAAATACTGCTTGGTTTAATTTAAAGCCCCCTATGTCGGAGGCTCACACTAAATATATCAATTTCTTCTATTGCCTGAAAACTCTAAGAATAAGAATAAGATATTTACAAAAAGATTAAGCACATCAAGATACAAAGCCAATGCCAAAGCCACTGCCGGGGCGTTTGGATCCATGCTTAAAATGCGAGCTGTGTCGTAGCTTACGTACAAGCTAAATAGCACTGTGGCGACTATAGATATGACAAGAGCTGCAACACCAGAATGAAAAAATAGATTGAGCAAGCTTGCCACCACTATAGCTATAAGACCAGCAAACAAAAATCCACCCATGCCAAGCACGTTTACCCTAAAAAGTATAGGCACTAAGCTCATACCTACAAACGTAGCTGCTGTGGTAACCAAAGCATAGACTATTGCATTAGGGTTTACTGCCAAAGCAAAAGAAAGTATAGGAGCTAACGTAAAGCCTGTAATGAAGGTAAATACGTTTAGAAGTATAAAACCTGGCAAAGCCATATCTTTGTTTTGACCCACTATGGATGTGGCAAATACAAGCACAAACTCAAGTATAGCAAACAACCAAAAATGGCTTGCCACCATTACCACATGAGAAAGCCCTACCACACTTCCCACTACGGCCGAAGCTATAGAAAAAGCCAAAAGCCCATATACTTTACTAAGTAACCCGTAATCCCTCGTTGTAACACTATTAAACCTTTCCATAATTTTAAATATAAAAAAAGTTAGCAAATATTATATGATATATATCAAACCTTATAAAAACGCCAAGAGCTTATAGTTTTTTCTTATAATTGTAATATGCTTGTAAAAGAAGGGGCAGTAGAGTTTTTTATACCAGAGCTTCCGGAGGTTTTATCAAAAGAAGTAGAGGTTTTCTACAACCCTTTTATGGCTGTCAACAGAGATTTCACGGTGCTTATCTTAAAAGCTTACTCTACACTAAAATCCAAAAAACTTTTCATAGCTGATCCAATGAGCGCTTCTGGGGTCAGGGTTTTAAGGCTTTTAAAAGAAACAAACGTAGTAGAAAAAGCTTTTTTAAACGATATTAAAAAAGAAGCCATAGAATTAGCTCAAAAAAATCTTGAAGGTTATCAAAACGTAGAATACTTCAATAAAGATGCGAGGATATTTTTGCTTGAAAACAAAGACTTTGATTATATAGACATAGACCCTTATGGAAGCCCTATAGGATTTTTAGAAAGCGCTATAAACGCTTTAAAAACCGGTGGTCTTATAGGTATAACTGCCACAGATACGGCATCTTTATCTGGATCTTACCCGTTTAAAGCTTTTAGAAGATACAGCGCTAAACCTCTTGATAGTGAGTTTTATCACGAAAGTGCATTGAGGATACTTGTAAAATCTGTAATAGAAGCCTCTTTTAGGCTTGATGTGGTCTTAAAACCTGTTTTTGGTTTTAGTTATAGGCACTTTTTAAGGGCTTTTTTTATAAAATTAAAAGGTGTATCAAAGGCCATAGACATATCCGCAAACATAGGATACATAGGATATTGTCATAGTTGTAAATTTAGAAATACTTACACATGCGTTCTTGATCTACCAAAATTTTGCCCTCTTTGTGATGATTTTTTTGATTACACTGGTCCTATCTATATAGGAGATATTTACGACAAAGAGCTTTTAGATATTATGAAAGAACAAGACTTTACATATTTTACAAAGGATACCATAAAGATTTTTAAAACAATTTTAGAAGAATCTAAGATTAAAAACCCTTGGTTTTACAAAGCAAATATATTTGGAAAAGGCACGATGCCAAAGTTAAAACAAATATTAAAAGATTTAGATGCAAAACCCACACACTTTAGCCCAGAAGGGTTTAAAACAGATTTAGATTTTATGCATATAAAGGAGTATTTTGAGAAATGGGTGTAATGGTATTTTGCTATCACAAGATATTTCCAAAAAAATCTTACGATGTTAATTTATCTTTATTTCAAAAGCATATAAACATTTTGGATAGATTTTACGAAGTCCTTAGTTTAGAAGAACTAAAAGCCTATATAGACGGGCTTTATACACCTAAAAAACCAGCTGTGGTGCTAACTTTTGACGATGGTTATGTAGATAATTATATATACGCTTATCCTATACTTAAAAAATACAAAAAAAGAGCTATCATATTTCCCATATATTCAAGGCTCTTAAAAGAAGATATAAAAAGACCAACCCTTTTTGATTATTGGGAGGGAAAAGTCTCACTGAAAGACCTTTATAAACCCTTAGGGGCTGGTGAGGCCAACAAAGAGTTTTTTGAAAAAGGTATATCTTACGATTTTTTGAGCTTTGAAGAACTAAGGTCTATGCTTGATGTGTTTGATGTGGGCTCTCACGGGATCACCCATACAAAAACCTTTATAGACCAAAAACCAATAGACATATACAATACTAAAAACTATCACTATTCACTTTCTTCTATTTACAATCCACTAAAAGAAGGCCTTCCCATATGCCCTTCAAAAAGTGATTTATCTCATCCTAAAGCTTTTATACCAAACTCAGTTTATGAGCTTTTAGAAAAAAATAAAGATAAAAATCTATTTGATATTTATACTAAAAGCCTAAAACTTTCTTTTGAAACAACAGATGAGTACAGAGAAAGGGTGAGATATGAACTAAAAACCTCAAAAGAAGGTTTAGAAAAAGCCCTTGGTATAAAAGTTATCTCTTTTGCCTACCCTTTTGGCGATATGTCAGACATTTTAAAAGAAGAGGCTTCAAAGTATTTTTATATGGCTTTTAGTACCAAGAAAAAACCCGTATATCCACATCAAGATAGATACGATATAGGCCGTATAACGGCGGTAAAAGATATATTTACATTTTTGAAAAACATAATATATTATCCTACAAACTTGTACAGATATTTTAACAAATAAAAGACGTTGTTTGGTCTCACAAAATCATTGACAAGCTTTTGTGATATACTATATTTATGGTATATGATTTTATTTGGAGGTATATATGAGCTATAATACAGCGGTAGATGAGGTAATAAAGAAAGACGGTAAGGTTTGTCAATCCTATACATATAAACTAGATTCCGTAGTGTATCCTGAGATTTTAAACCTTTATACAAAAGCCAAAAACAACTACTGGATACCAGAAGAATACGACCTTGCGAACGATAAACACGAATTTTATGAAAAGCTAAACGATATAGAACGTCATTACATGCTCCACACAGTTGGGTTTTTCTCTTCAGCAGAAGGCTGGGTTGGACAAAACATACTAGAGATTTCAAAACGCATAAGAAACACAGAAACAAGGATGTTTTTAGGATATCAGCTAATGGAAGAGATGAAACACATAGATACGTTTAGATACATAATGGATGGTCTTGATTTAAAACCTCACGAAGTATACGCAATGCATGAAAACGTCAAAGAAATAAAAAGAAAGGCTGATTTTGAAGTTAAACGTGCGATGGCTCTTTGCGAAGAACCTACCGAGGAAAACCTTATAGAGGATATATTTGTATATTATGCAATTTTAGAAGGGTTGTTTTTCTTTAGCGGTTTTGTGACACCTCTTGCCTTTGGAAGAAGAGGCGTGCTTAAAAATGTAGCTGCTTTAGTAAGATGGATATTAAAAGATGAGACAAGACATTTGGCTTTTGGTATTTATCTTCTCAATGAGCTTTTAAAAGATAAAAACAAAAACGATTACAAGGACAAGTTTAGAGTTCTTATGGAAGAGGCTGTGGATATAGAAACTGAGTACGCAAGAGTAGCTATGCCAGAAAAGATAATAGGACTTTCTTTTGAAACCTATACATCCTATGTAAAATATTTGGCGGATAGAAGGATGCGCTCTCTTGGTTTTGATGCTATATACGGTCAGAAGAATCCCATGAAATGGCTAACTACTCAAACAGACTTGCCAGATCTTACAAACTTCTTTGAAGCAAAAGTGGATTACTAATAGATGATAAGAAATCTTCTTACAAACATATATGTAACCTCTAGATTGCTTGTAAGTTTAGGTGCTGTAGCAGCGGCGTTTTTTATACCATCTTTTCACGTAAGGGCAATCATCATAACGCTTACGTTCTTATACTTTAGTTTAGCCATACTATCTTACTATAAACTAAAGTTAGGACATTACATAAACAAATACCTTGATGTTTTATACTTTGCAGGGTTTTTTACATTCTCCAGCATATACACATACCCTCTTTCCCTCATAAGCATAGGGCTTTTCTCTCCAAGACAGTCTAACGTTTCTTTTTTGATAACCGCTGAGTCTTTGGCTTTTGATATATATAAAGCTCATCAAAATATACCCTATATGCTGTTCCTTGCTAGTTTACAGCTTGGCATGTTGGTAGCTTCAATGTGCCCAGATATAATATCGGCTTTCAAGAAAGAGCATCACAAAATATCAAACCTTAGGATAGCTTACAAAGATATGCTAAAACACCTTGATGCTTGGGAAAAAGATCAACTAAAGCATCAAGAATCTAAGTTTATCTTAGAAAAAGCCCTAGAGTCAAAAAACATGGATGAATTTCTTGAGGCTTTGAAAAAACGATTTGATTTGGTAGATATAAGCATCAAAAGAATTGAAAGCATATTGCCTTACGAAACAAAAAAAGATTATAAAAACGATGTTTTGCAAGTGAGTTTGCCAAAAGATGGTTATAGTATGGTTCTTAACGTTGAGTTTGCAAACCATATAGATCTCTACAACGAAAACCTGATATCAATCCTTGAATATGTCGCTGGAATATTTAGCTTTTCTTATATGGAAAGAGTTTCTCACGAGACTTTGGTATGGGCAAATCACGAAGTAGCTTAGAAAAATTTCATGATAAAAAGACGTAAAACTAGAGAAATTACGTTAGGTACTCTAAAAATAGGGGGAAATAATCCCATCGTAGTCCAGTCCATGACATCTACGAAAACTCACGATATCGAAGCTACTATTTCTCAAATAGATAGACTTATAAAAGCTGGGTGTGAAGCCATAAGAGTAGCGGTACCAGCCAAAGAAGATGCCGAGGCTCTCAAAGAGATAGTA
Proteins encoded in this region:
- a CDS encoding tRNA (guanine(26)-N(2))-dimethyltransferase translates to MLVKEGAVEFFIPELPEVLSKEVEVFYNPFMAVNRDFTVLILKAYSTLKSKKLFIADPMSASGVRVLRLLKETNVVEKAFLNDIKKEAIELAQKNLEGYQNVEYFNKDARIFLLENKDFDYIDIDPYGSPIGFLESAINALKTGGLIGITATDTASLSGSYPFKAFRRYSAKPLDSEFYHESALRILVKSVIEASFRLDVVLKPVFGFSYRHFLRAFFIKLKGVSKAIDISANIGYIGYCHSCKFRNTYTCVLDLPKFCPLCDDFFDYTGPIYIGDIYDKELLDIMKEQDFTYFTKDTIKIFKTILEESKIKNPWFYKANIFGKGTMPKLKQILKDLDAKPTHFSPEGFKTDLDFMHIKEYFEKWV
- a CDS encoding magnesium transporter translates to MSQKPQGIELKFGKRADIENISPEYDVEYIFENPRVLYDLEKEAIAKHIRTRTDELCNNEEEKKKLIQTIKDDYCSGYEKDDITIINEAIKDNLFKRKFHSKSAIIGARVMFFGIILLEMAILIFIGFSEGGGFNPIIVFYGLLILVGSFLIGNVLGDYFFEEELGRLNKFDRSRVMSTRKRVIELLGGIIVVLLVSGVRAIGAYSLEEMIIVFAVTFVLALVAAAFEGVYYEFSELNKWAIDQQVKALRKYASKLHCESAKEDEQGDSEYKRLIQKICKETST
- a CDS encoding ribonucleotide-diphosphate reductase subunit beta translates to MSYNTAVDEVIKKDGKVCQSYTYKLDSVVYPEILNLYTKAKNNYWIPEEYDLANDKHEFYEKLNDIERHYMLHTVGFFSSAEGWVGQNILEISKRIRNTETRMFLGYQLMEEMKHIDTFRYIMDGLDLKPHEVYAMHENVKEIKRKADFEVKRAMALCEEPTEENLIEDIFVYYAILEGLFFFSGFVTPLAFGRRGVLKNVAALVRWILKDETRHLAFGIYLLNELLKDKNKNDYKDKFRVLMEEAVDIETEYARVAMPEKIIGLSFETYTSYVKYLADRRMRSLGFDAIYGQKNPMKWLTTQTDLPDLTNFFEAKVDY
- a CDS encoding tetratricopeptide repeat protein; the encoded protein is MRKKSIAILALASVALFSCGGPKKTVLLEGGNAYDLLQQYISTKHAKPGDLQVEIWDGKNLKAYSLSWQSTITGADYMSLWKERLSKVNALYKPGLDKEAKANNWDVYISPTLTLQKTSSQKTQNKKPGTCNVQASSDINLGLQLVASGDLKNASKQFKQAIKDDNSCALAYIDLASAYINRKDYDKAIDVAKEGLKNAGENKDLEYVLACAYSRDKKLDYSLDALKKALKDGFNDPNKLAHDPDLQNLRLGKKKDFCELLNKYKITIKYCLV
- a CDS encoding Bax inhibitor-1/YccA family protein — its product is MERFNSVTTRDYGLLSKVYGLLAFSIASAVVGSVVGLSHVVMVASHFWLFAILEFVLVFATSIVGQNKDMALPGFILLNVFTFITGFTLAPILSFALAVNPNAIVYALVTTAATFVGMSLVPILFRVNVLGMGGFLFAGLIAIVVASLLNLFFHSGVAALVISIVATVLFSLYVSYDTARILSMDPNAPAVALALALYLDVLNLFVNILFLFLEFSGNRRN
- a CDS encoding M23 family metallopeptidase, whose translation is MVKRLLLVFGFGLLITSCAQVEVKSTGPNRLEELTKPIQNIIPKKKPQKPPQPKVESIYPVDAKPVYVGNKVYFYTECGSMVQAISPGQIIYSGKSLKAYNYIVLIKTPQNLVDVYTYLGKVFVAKGDYVKKGAIIGEVGVDPIDNVCKLLYETRNTNGDIVNPVF
- a CDS encoding polysaccharide deacetylase family protein produces the protein MGVMVFCYHKIFPKKSYDVNLSLFQKHINILDRFYEVLSLEELKAYIDGLYTPKKPAVVLTFDDGYVDNYIYAYPILKKYKKRAIIFPIYSRLLKEDIKRPTLFDYWEGKVSLKDLYKPLGAGEANKEFFEKGISYDFLSFEELRSMLDVFDVGSHGITHTKTFIDQKPIDIYNTKNYHYSLSSIYNPLKEGLPICPSKSDLSHPKAFIPNSVYELLEKNKDKNLFDIYTKSLKLSFETTDEYRERVRYELKTSKEGLEKALGIKVISFAYPFGDMSDILKEEASKYFYMAFSTKKKPVYPHQDRYDIGRITAVKDIFTFLKNIIYYPTNLYRYFNK
- a CDS encoding DUF4384 domain-containing protein: MKKIYKNSLVISVLTTIALGIGSQAFASQARALFLSTAGAQVTYKETKKTEITQKVYAYQPKEHKVYYQKASETIPAGLSVQVMKVSRNGSAFPIDPSVYRFRNGDEFAVSFESNTPGYVRVYNINPSGDVSYLGTYAVPAFMRVQLPHSGYFKFTGERGNEKLVFQLYPCKYRQTSDQNYGDEASRNIILTSNSNSYGRVSYTVLNSLPSCEPTQNGLKVGSTVVAYNDPNMSRNIVLSNSNAQYSSYDSEATYYVSRINTANIKPITAVLNFIHK
- a CDS encoding caspase family protein yields the protein MINIKSRIFKILSLLILSVGLSRAASMNDYVNEINSVYHDIGLQSFGKGAYVQVGSNGKIDLKGDYKTYKDFEEAYYIAESIAGVSNVNPAFNVINANIIERPLEKCVAYSMKNEYSKCPNIISYKRALYPTSKKFAIVIAVGKFEGLPPQNTLYPGPENDARLVAKELRKKGFRVEELIDKNATYENVKNAIRSAINALPNNSTLVIYTSTHGSPKTPSGETGSVLYDSVISTYESNNCNYTNTQQINNEGYRDITVVNALISAQKMCYIVHKSLIIATDVLPLIVESGKNINLVAIEDICYSGASFKGVIPDAKTNDVYAPTKLVAENLVGRDPYPMILLTSASGDQHAQQSRINIKTEELCSDKSNPDCVEHGVFTYYYFTGLPRNNYYLYKTYYAEFNKIVDVSKNIVSRSIGTGESDKPQTPLFISNKNLTDFGL